The following proteins are encoded in a genomic region of Catharus ustulatus isolate bCatUst1 chromosome 4, bCatUst1.pri.v2, whole genome shotgun sequence:
- the TNRC6B gene encoding trinucleotide repeat-containing gene 6B protein isoform X1, translated as MQTDEGEILEEDSPKVSEMEHEDFVMEGHGKTPPPGEENKQEKEQEREEQLMEDKKRKKEDKKKKDSAQKVTDQKTKVPEVTKPSLSQPVAASPIGNSPSPPVNGGNNAKRVAVPNGQPPSAARYMPREVPPRFRCQQDHKVLLKRGQPPPPSCMLLGGGAGPPSPAAPGANPNNAQPVTGALLQSDSGTATDSAIGGAAASNYANSTWGPGASSNSGTNANPTHIWDKVIVDGSDMEEWPCIASKDAESSSENTTDNNSASNPGLEKNALPGSTTSNKGKGSQCQSGSAGNECNLGAWKSDPKAKSVQSSNPAAESNNGLGNWRNLSGQDRISPGSGFSNFNPNSNPSAWPALVQEGNSRKGTLESDSGSSNAQISTVGQTSREQQSKMENAGVNFVSGREQAQIHNTDGPKNGNTNSLNLSSPNPMENKGMPFEMGLGNPSRSTDTPSQSTGERKTGSVGSWGTARGSSGTDTVSGQSNSGNHGNNGKDREDSWKGASVQKPNGSRSDSWDNNNRSTGGGSWNFGPQHANESKWGEGNKLTSGVSQGEWKQLSGSDELKIGEWSGPNQPNSSTGAWDNQKGHPLPENQGNSQAPCWGRSSSSAGSEVGGQSTGSNHKAGSSDSHNSGRRSYRPTHPDCQAVLQTLLSRTDLDPRVLSNTGWGQTQIKQDTVWDIEEMPRPEGKSDKGTEGWESSATQTKNSGGWGDVPSQSNQNKSGWGELSTPTEWKDPKNTGGWNDYKNSNSSNWGGGRQEEKSSSSWNDSSSKDQGWGGRQTNQGWSSGKNGWGEEVDQTKNSNWESAGNKPVSGWGEGGQNEIGTWGNGANTSSASKGGWDDCKRTSTWNETGRQPNSWNKQQQQHQQQQQESSGSWGPPPQTPSNGRPPNPNWNNGPQPAAPKEEEPSGWEEPSPQSISRKMDIDDGTSAWGDPSSYNYKNVNLWDKNSQGGQAPREQSLPTPMTSKSQASVWSKSTPPAPDNGTSAWGEPNETSPGWGEVDDTGASTTGWGNAPSNAPNAMKSSSKSMQDGWGESDGPVTGTRHSSWEEEEEGGVWNTAGSQGSSSSHNSTSWGQGGKKTQMKCALKGGNSDSWMNPLSKQFSNMGLLSQTDDIPGSKMDLSVGGLPDKKFEVDKRAVNLGDFNDMMRKDRSGFRPPNSKDMGTTDSGPYFEKLTLPFSNQDGCLGDEAPCSPFSPSPSYKLSPSGSTLSNVGLGAIGSGLSPQNFAARQGGNHGLFGNSTAQSRGMHTPVQPLNPSPNIRAQVPPQFLSPQVSASMLKQFPNSGLNPGLFNMGPQLSPQQIAMLSQLPQIPQFQLACQLLLQQQQQQQLLQSQRKLSQAVRQQQEQQIARMVSALQQQQQRQPGMKHSPSHPVGPKPHLDSMVPNPLNVGLSDLQTKGQIPGYGSGGFGSSGMDYGMVGGKEAGTESRFKQWTMMEGLPSVASQDANMHKNGAIVPPGKARGGSPYNQFDIIQGDPLSSHAGPAGDSWLPAKSPPTNKIGSKSSNASWPPEFQPGVPWKGIQNIDPESDPYVTPGSVLGGTATSPIVDTDHQLLRDNTTGSNSSLNTSLPSPGAWPYSASDNSFTNVHSTSAKFSDYKSTWSPDPIGHNPTHLSNKMWKNHISSRNTTGLPRPPPGLTNPKPSSPWNSTAPRSVRGWGAQDSRLGSASTWSDGGSVRPSYWLVLHNLTPQIDGSTLRTICMQHGPLLTFHLNLTQGTALIRYNTKQEAAKAQTALHMCVLGNTTILAEFATDEEVSRFLAQAQPPTPAATPSAPAAGWQSLETGQNQTDPVGPALNLFGGSTGLGQWSSGGGGGSSGGDLTGASLWGPPNYSSSLWGVPSVEDPHRMGSPAPLLPGDLLGGGSDSI; from the exons ACAACGCACAACCAGTgacaggagcactgctgcagagcGACAGTGGGACTGCAACAG attcAGCAattggaggtgctgctgcttcaaATTATGCAAATTCCACTTGGGGTCCTGGAGCCTCCTCCAACAGCGGCACCAACGCCAACCCAACTCACATCTGGGACAAGGTGATTGTAGACGGGTCTGACATGGAAGAGTGGCCTTGTATTGCCAGCAAAGATGCTGAGTCTTCTTCCGAAAACACCACCGATAACAACAGTGCCTCGAACCCTGGCTTGGAGAAGAACGCTCTGCCAGGAAGCACCACTAGtaacaaaggaaaaggaagccAGTGCCAGTCTGGAAGCGCTGGAAACGAATGTAATCTTGGGGCCTGGAAATCTGATCCCAAGGCTAAATCTGTTCAATCTTCCAACCCTGCTGCCGAGAGTAACAATGGACTAGGTAATTGGAGGAACTTGAGTGGACAAGACAGAATCAGTCCCGGTTCTGGCTTCAGCAACTTTAATCCAAATAGCAACCCATCTGCTTGGCCAGCACTGGTTCAAGAGGGCAATTCTAGGAAAGGAACTCTGGAATCTGATAGTGGTAGCTCCAATGCACAGATTAGCACAGTAGGTCAGACCTCTAGGGAACAGCAGTCAAAGATGGAAAATGCGGGTGTTAACTTTGTCTCTGGCAGAGAACAGGCTCAAATTCATAACACTGATGGAccaaaaaatggaaacactAACTCCTTGAACTTAAGTTCACCAAACCCTATGGAGAATAAGGGAATGCCCTTTGAAATGGGCTTGGGGAACCCTTCCAGGAGCACTGACACCCCTTCTCAaagcactggagaaagaaagACTGGGAGTGTTGGATCTTGGGGTACAGCTAGGGGGTCTTCTGGAACTGACACAGTCTCTGGGCAGAGCAATTCTGGAAACCATGGGAACAATGGAAAGGATAGAGAGGACTCCTGGAAAGGAGCTTCTGTTCAAAAACCTAATGGGTCAAGAAGTGATTCTTGGGATAACAATAACCGGTCTACGGGTGGTGGGTCTTGGAACTTTGGCCCTCAGCATGCAAATGAAAGTAAATGGGGTGAAGGGAACAAATTAACATCTGGGGTCTCTCAGGGAGAATGGAAACAGCTGTCTGGGTCTGATGAACTGAAGATTGGAGAGTGGAGTGGTCCAAACCAACCAAATTCTAGCACTGGAGCATGGGACAATCAAAAAGGCCACCCTCTTCCTGAAAACCAAGGCAATTCCCAGGCTCCCTGTTGGGGAAGATCTTCCAGCTCTGCGGGAAGTGAGGTTGGAGGTCAAAGCACTGGAAGCAACCACAAAGCAGGAAGTAGTGACAGTCACAATTCTGGACGCCGATCATACAGGCCTACACATCCTGATTGCCAGGCAGTCCTGCAGACTTTGCTGAGCAGGACTGACTTGGACCCCCGAGTGCTTTCAAATACTGGCTGGGGCCAGACTCAAATTAAGCAAGATACCGTGTGGGATATTGAAGAGATGCCACGGCCCGAGGGGAAGTCTGATAAAGGAACTGAGGGGTGGGAGAGCTCTGCCACACAGACAAAGAACTCAGGGGGCTGGGGCGATGTACCCAGCCAAAGCAATCAAAACAAGTCTGGATGGGGTGAGCTCTCAACCCCAACGGAGTGGAAGGACCCCAAAAATACTGGAGGATGGAATGACTATAAGAACTCCAATTCTTCTAAttggggaggaggaaggcaagaagaaaaatcatcttCCTCTTGGAATGACAGCTCTAGTAAGGATCAGGGGTGGGGTGGACGGCAAACAAATCAAGGATGGTCTTCTGGAAAGAACGGTTGGGGAGAGGAAGTTGACCAAACGAAAAACAGTAACTGGGAAAGTGCAGGAAACAAGCCAGTGTCTGGTTGGGGTGAAGGTGGGCAAAATGAGATTGGAACTTGGGGTAATGGTGCAAATACAAGCTCTGCTTCAAAGGGTGGATGGGACGATTGTAAAAGAACTTCAACATGGAACGAGACGGGTCGACAGCCCAACTCCTGGaacaagcagcagcaacagcaccagcagcaacagcaggagTCTTCTGGTTCCTGGGGTCCACCGCCCCAAACTCCAAGTAATGGGCGGCCTCCAAACCCAAACTGGAACAATGGACCACAGCCAGCTGCCCCCAAAGAGGAGGAGCCTAGTGGCTGGGAGGAACCTTCTCCACAGTCAATCAGTCGAAAAATGGATATTGATGATGGCACTTCAGCATGGGGAGATCCTAGCAGTTATAACTACAAGAATGTGAATCTGTGGGACAAGAACTCACAAGGAGGACAGGCCCCaagggagcagagcctgcctaCTCCAATGACTAGCAAATCACAAGCATCAG TCTGGAGCAAAAGCACTCCACCTGCTCCAGACAATGGTACGTCTGCCTGGGGTGAGCCAAATGAAACCAGTCCCGGGTGGGGTGAAGTAGATGATACAGGAGCATCGACTACAGGCTGGGGGAATGCACCTTCCAACGCCCCGAATGCCATGAAATCTA GTTCTAAATCTATGCAAGATGGCTGGGGAGAGAGTGATGGGCCAGTGACAGGAACACGTcattccagctgggaagaggaggaggagggaggagtcTGGAACACAGCAGGCTCTCAGGGAAGCAGTTCCTCCCACAACTCAACaagctggggacaaggaggaaagaaaacacaaatgaag tgcgCATTAAAAGGAGGAAATAGCGATTCATGGATGAACCCTTTATCCAAACAGTTTTCAAATATGGGCTTGCTA AGTCAAACTGATGACATTCCAGGCAGTAAGATGGACTTGTCTGTAG GTGGTCTCCCAGATAAGAAGTTTGAAGTAGATAAACGAGCCGTGAATCTCGGGGATTTTAATGACATGATGAGAAAGGATCGATCTGGGTTCCGTCCACCTAATTCCAAAGACATGGGAACCACAGATAGTGGGCCTTATTTTGAGAAG CTGACTTTGCCTTTCTCCAATCAAGATGGGTGCCTTGGGGATGaggctccctgctctcccttctccccttctcccagctACAAGCTGTCTCCCTCTGGTTCCACACTATCCAACGTCGGCCTTGGGGCAATCGGCTCAGGGCTCAGTCCCCAAAACTTCGCTGCTAGACAA GGTGGCAATCATGGTTTGTTTggaaacagcacagcacaatCGAGGGGCATGCACACACCAGTGCAGCCACTAAATCCTTCCCCCAATATCCGGGCGCAAGTGCCTCCCCAATTCCTTTCTCCCCAG GTTTCGGCCTCCATGCTCAAGCAGTTTCCCAACAGTGGCTTGAATCCTGGTCTTTTCAATATGGGCCCCCAGCTTTCTCCACAACAGATTGCCATGCTGAGCCAGCTTCCACAGATTCCCCAGTTTCAATTA GCTTGTCAGCtcctccttcagcagcagcagcagcaacagctgtTACAGAGCCAGAGAAAGTTATCTCAAGCTGTGCGACAACAGCAGGAGCAACAG aTTGCTCGTATGGTGAgtgccctccagcagcagcagcagaggcagcctggCATGAAGCATTCGCCATCCCACCCTGTTGGGCCTAAGCCACATTTAGACAGCATGGTACCCAATCCTTTGAATGTGGGTCTCTCAGATTTACAGACCAAAGGGCAGATACCTGGATACGGTTCAGGTG gCTTTGGCTCAAGTGGCATGGATTACGGCATGGTGGGAGGGAAAGAGGCTGGAACAGAATCCCGCTTTAAGCAGTGGACTATGATGGAAGGGCTGCCCTCTGTGGCTTCACAAGATGCCAATATGCACAAAAATG GTGCAATAGTTCCCCCTGGAAAGGCTCGAGGAGGATCGCCCTACAACCAGTTTGACATAATCCAGGGCGACCCACTCAGCAGCCATGCAGGCCCTGCTGGTGATAGTTGGTTACCTGCCAAATCTCCACCAACAAACAAGATCGGAAGTAAATCCAGCAATGCCAGCTGGCCTCCAG AGTTCCAACCAGGAGTGCCATGGAAAGGTATACAAAACATTGACCCTGAATCTGACCCCTATGTGACCCCTGGAAGTGTGCTGGGGGGGACAGCCACATCTCCCATTGTAGATACTGACCACCAACTTTTGCGGGACAACACCACAG GGTCTAATTCTTCCCTCAACACCTCGCTGCCTTCACCTGGTGCCTGGCCCTACAGTGCCTCTGACAATTCCTTCACCAACGTTCATAGCACTTCAG CAAAATTCAGTGATTACAAATCAACATGGTCCCCAGATCCCATAGGACACAATCCCACTCATCTCTCCAACAAGATGTGGAAAAACCATATTTCCTCAAGGAACACTACAGGGCTGCCCCGCCCACCCCCTGGCCTGaccaaccccaaaccatcaTCTCCATGGAACAGCACAGCACCCCGATCGgtcaggggctggggggcacaggaCTCAAGGCTTGGCTCTG CATCTACTTGGAGTGATGGTGGCTCAGTTCGTCCTAGCTACTGGCTGGTTCTTCACAATCTCACTCCACAG ATTGATGGGTCAACCTTGAGGACGATCTGCATGCAGCATGGCCCACTGCTGACATTCCATCTGAACCTGACCCAGGGCACCGCCCTCATCCGATATAACACCAAACAGGAGGCGGCCAAGGCCCAGACTGCACTGCACAT GTGTGTGTTGGGAAACACTACCATCCTGGCTGAGTTTGCCACAGACGAAGAGGTTAGTCGCTTTTTGGCACAAGCTCAGCCCCCTACACCTGCAGCAACCCCGAGTGCACCCGCAGCGGGCTGGCAGTCCCTGGAGACAGGACAGAACCAGACAGATCCAGTTGGACCTGCTTTGAATCTCTTTGGTGGGTCAACAGGGCTTGGGCAGTGGAGcagtggtggcggcggcggcagcagtgGGGGTGATCTCACTGGCGCATCATTGTGGGGACCCCCAAACTATTCTTCAAGCTTGTGGGGGGTCCCAAGCGTAGAGGATCCACACAGAAtgggcagccctgctcccttACTACCTGGAGACCTTCTGGGAGGAGGGTCGGATTCAATCTGA
- the TNRC6B gene encoding trinucleotide repeat-containing gene 6B protein isoform X5, which yields MQTDEGEILEEDSPKVSEMEHEDFVMEGHGKTPPPGEENKQEKEQEREEQLMEDKKRKKEDKKKKDSAQKVTDQKTKVPEVTKPSLSQPVAASPIGNSPSPPVNGGNNAKRVAVPNGQPPSAARYMPREVPPRFRCQQDHKVLLKRGQPPPPSCMLLGGGAGPPSPAAPGANPNNAQPVTGALLQSDSGTATDSAIGGAAASNYANSTWGPGASSNSGTNANPTHIWDKVIVDGSDMEEWPCIASKDAESSSENTTDNNSASNPGLEKNALPGSTTSNKGKGSQCQSGSAGNECNLGAWKSDPKAKSVQSSNPAAESNNGLGNWRNLSGQDRISPGSGFSNFNPNSNPSAWPALVQEGNSRKGTLESDSGSSNAQISTVGQTSREQQSKMENAGVNFVSGREQAQIHNTDGPKNGNTNSLNLSSPNPMENKGMPFEMGLGNPSRSTDTPSQSTGERKTGSVGSWGTARGSSGTDTVSGQSNSGNHGNNGKDREDSWKGASVQKPNGSRSDSWDNNNRSTGGGSWNFGPQHANESKWGEGNKLTSGVSQGEWKQLSGSDELKIGEWSGPNQPNSSTGAWDNQKGHPLPENQGNSQAPCWGRSSSSAGSEVGGQSTGSNHKAGSSDSHNSGRRSYRPTHPDCQAVLQTLLSRTDLDPRVLSNTGWGQTQIKQDTVWDIEEMPRPEGKSDKGTEGWESSATQTKNSGGWGDVPSQSNQNKSGWGELSTPTEWKDPKNTGGWNDYKNSNSSNWGGGRQEEKSSSSWNDSSSKDQGWGGRQTNQGWSSGKNGWGEEVDQTKNSNWESAGNKPVSGWGEGGQNEIGTWGNGANTSSASKGGWDDCKRTSTWNETGRQPNSWNKQQQQHQQQQQESSGSWGPPPQTPSNGRPPNPNWNNGPQPAAPKEEEPSGWEEPSPQSISRKMDIDDGTSAWGDPSSYNYKNVNLWDKNSQGGQAPREQSLPTPMTSKSQASVWSKSTPPAPDNGTSAWGEPNETSPGWGEVDDTGASTTGWGNAPSNAPNAMKSSSKSMQDGWGESDGPVTGTRHSSWEEEEEGGVWNTAGSQGSSSSHNSTSWGQGGKKTQMKCALKGGNSDSWMNPLSKQFSNMGLLSQTDDIPGSKMDLSVGGLPDKKFEVDKRAVNLGDFNDMMRKDRSGFRPPNSKDMGTTDSGPYFEKGGNHGLFGNSTAQSRGMHTPVQPLNPSPNIRAQVPPQFLSPQVSASMLKQFPNSGLNPGLFNMGPQLSPQQIAMLSQLPQIPQFQLACQLLLQQQQQQQLLQSQRKLSQAVRQQQEQQIARMVSALQQQQQRQPGMKHSPSHPVGPKPHLDSMVPNPLNVGLSDLQTKGQIPGYGSGGFGSSGMDYGMVGGKEAGTESRFKQWTMMEGLPSVASQDANMHKNGAIVPPGKARGGSPYNQFDIIQGDPLSSHAGPAGDSWLPAKSPPTNKIGSKSSNASWPPEFQPGVPWKGIQNIDPESDPYVTPGSVLGGTATSPIVDTDHQLLRDNTTGSNSSLNTSLPSPGAWPYSASDNSFTNVHSTSAKFSDYKSTWSPDPIGHNPTHLSNKMWKNHISSRNTTGLPRPPPGLTNPKPSSPWNSTAPRSVRGWGAQDSRLGSASTWSDGGSVRPSYWLVLHNLTPQIDGSTLRTICMQHGPLLTFHLNLTQGTALIRYNTKQEAAKAQTALHMCVLGNTTILAEFATDEEVSRFLAQAQPPTPAATPSAPAAGWQSLETGQNQTDPVGPALNLFGGSTGLGQWSSGGGGGSSGGDLTGASLWGPPNYSSSLWGVPSVEDPHRMGSPAPLLPGDLLGGGSDSI from the exons ACAACGCACAACCAGTgacaggagcactgctgcagagcGACAGTGGGACTGCAACAG attcAGCAattggaggtgctgctgcttcaaATTATGCAAATTCCACTTGGGGTCCTGGAGCCTCCTCCAACAGCGGCACCAACGCCAACCCAACTCACATCTGGGACAAGGTGATTGTAGACGGGTCTGACATGGAAGAGTGGCCTTGTATTGCCAGCAAAGATGCTGAGTCTTCTTCCGAAAACACCACCGATAACAACAGTGCCTCGAACCCTGGCTTGGAGAAGAACGCTCTGCCAGGAAGCACCACTAGtaacaaaggaaaaggaagccAGTGCCAGTCTGGAAGCGCTGGAAACGAATGTAATCTTGGGGCCTGGAAATCTGATCCCAAGGCTAAATCTGTTCAATCTTCCAACCCTGCTGCCGAGAGTAACAATGGACTAGGTAATTGGAGGAACTTGAGTGGACAAGACAGAATCAGTCCCGGTTCTGGCTTCAGCAACTTTAATCCAAATAGCAACCCATCTGCTTGGCCAGCACTGGTTCAAGAGGGCAATTCTAGGAAAGGAACTCTGGAATCTGATAGTGGTAGCTCCAATGCACAGATTAGCACAGTAGGTCAGACCTCTAGGGAACAGCAGTCAAAGATGGAAAATGCGGGTGTTAACTTTGTCTCTGGCAGAGAACAGGCTCAAATTCATAACACTGATGGAccaaaaaatggaaacactAACTCCTTGAACTTAAGTTCACCAAACCCTATGGAGAATAAGGGAATGCCCTTTGAAATGGGCTTGGGGAACCCTTCCAGGAGCACTGACACCCCTTCTCAaagcactggagaaagaaagACTGGGAGTGTTGGATCTTGGGGTACAGCTAGGGGGTCTTCTGGAACTGACACAGTCTCTGGGCAGAGCAATTCTGGAAACCATGGGAACAATGGAAAGGATAGAGAGGACTCCTGGAAAGGAGCTTCTGTTCAAAAACCTAATGGGTCAAGAAGTGATTCTTGGGATAACAATAACCGGTCTACGGGTGGTGGGTCTTGGAACTTTGGCCCTCAGCATGCAAATGAAAGTAAATGGGGTGAAGGGAACAAATTAACATCTGGGGTCTCTCAGGGAGAATGGAAACAGCTGTCTGGGTCTGATGAACTGAAGATTGGAGAGTGGAGTGGTCCAAACCAACCAAATTCTAGCACTGGAGCATGGGACAATCAAAAAGGCCACCCTCTTCCTGAAAACCAAGGCAATTCCCAGGCTCCCTGTTGGGGAAGATCTTCCAGCTCTGCGGGAAGTGAGGTTGGAGGTCAAAGCACTGGAAGCAACCACAAAGCAGGAAGTAGTGACAGTCACAATTCTGGACGCCGATCATACAGGCCTACACATCCTGATTGCCAGGCAGTCCTGCAGACTTTGCTGAGCAGGACTGACTTGGACCCCCGAGTGCTTTCAAATACTGGCTGGGGCCAGACTCAAATTAAGCAAGATACCGTGTGGGATATTGAAGAGATGCCACGGCCCGAGGGGAAGTCTGATAAAGGAACTGAGGGGTGGGAGAGCTCTGCCACACAGACAAAGAACTCAGGGGGCTGGGGCGATGTACCCAGCCAAAGCAATCAAAACAAGTCTGGATGGGGTGAGCTCTCAACCCCAACGGAGTGGAAGGACCCCAAAAATACTGGAGGATGGAATGACTATAAGAACTCCAATTCTTCTAAttggggaggaggaaggcaagaagaaaaatcatcttCCTCTTGGAATGACAGCTCTAGTAAGGATCAGGGGTGGGGTGGACGGCAAACAAATCAAGGATGGTCTTCTGGAAAGAACGGTTGGGGAGAGGAAGTTGACCAAACGAAAAACAGTAACTGGGAAAGTGCAGGAAACAAGCCAGTGTCTGGTTGGGGTGAAGGTGGGCAAAATGAGATTGGAACTTGGGGTAATGGTGCAAATACAAGCTCTGCTTCAAAGGGTGGATGGGACGATTGTAAAAGAACTTCAACATGGAACGAGACGGGTCGACAGCCCAACTCCTGGaacaagcagcagcaacagcaccagcagcaacagcaggagTCTTCTGGTTCCTGGGGTCCACCGCCCCAAACTCCAAGTAATGGGCGGCCTCCAAACCCAAACTGGAACAATGGACCACAGCCAGCTGCCCCCAAAGAGGAGGAGCCTAGTGGCTGGGAGGAACCTTCTCCACAGTCAATCAGTCGAAAAATGGATATTGATGATGGCACTTCAGCATGGGGAGATCCTAGCAGTTATAACTACAAGAATGTGAATCTGTGGGACAAGAACTCACAAGGAGGACAGGCCCCaagggagcagagcctgcctaCTCCAATGACTAGCAAATCACAAGCATCAG TCTGGAGCAAAAGCACTCCACCTGCTCCAGACAATGGTACGTCTGCCTGGGGTGAGCCAAATGAAACCAGTCCCGGGTGGGGTGAAGTAGATGATACAGGAGCATCGACTACAGGCTGGGGGAATGCACCTTCCAACGCCCCGAATGCCATGAAATCTA GTTCTAAATCTATGCAAGATGGCTGGGGAGAGAGTGATGGGCCAGTGACAGGAACACGTcattccagctgggaagaggaggaggagggaggagtcTGGAACACAGCAGGCTCTCAGGGAAGCAGTTCCTCCCACAACTCAACaagctggggacaaggaggaaagaaaacacaaatgaag tgcgCATTAAAAGGAGGAAATAGCGATTCATGGATGAACCCTTTATCCAAACAGTTTTCAAATATGGGCTTGCTA AGTCAAACTGATGACATTCCAGGCAGTAAGATGGACTTGTCTGTAG GTGGTCTCCCAGATAAGAAGTTTGAAGTAGATAAACGAGCCGTGAATCTCGGGGATTTTAATGACATGATGAGAAAGGATCGATCTGGGTTCCGTCCACCTAATTCCAAAGACATGGGAACCACAGATAGTGGGCCTTATTTTGAGAAG GGTGGCAATCATGGTTTGTTTggaaacagcacagcacaatCGAGGGGCATGCACACACCAGTGCAGCCACTAAATCCTTCCCCCAATATCCGGGCGCAAGTGCCTCCCCAATTCCTTTCTCCCCAG GTTTCGGCCTCCATGCTCAAGCAGTTTCCCAACAGTGGCTTGAATCCTGGTCTTTTCAATATGGGCCCCCAGCTTTCTCCACAACAGATTGCCATGCTGAGCCAGCTTCCACAGATTCCCCAGTTTCAATTA GCTTGTCAGCtcctccttcagcagcagcagcagcaacagctgtTACAGAGCCAGAGAAAGTTATCTCAAGCTGTGCGACAACAGCAGGAGCAACAG aTTGCTCGTATGGTGAgtgccctccagcagcagcagcagaggcagcctggCATGAAGCATTCGCCATCCCACCCTGTTGGGCCTAAGCCACATTTAGACAGCATGGTACCCAATCCTTTGAATGTGGGTCTCTCAGATTTACAGACCAAAGGGCAGATACCTGGATACGGTTCAGGTG gCTTTGGCTCAAGTGGCATGGATTACGGCATGGTGGGAGGGAAAGAGGCTGGAACAGAATCCCGCTTTAAGCAGTGGACTATGATGGAAGGGCTGCCCTCTGTGGCTTCACAAGATGCCAATATGCACAAAAATG GTGCAATAGTTCCCCCTGGAAAGGCTCGAGGAGGATCGCCCTACAACCAGTTTGACATAATCCAGGGCGACCCACTCAGCAGCCATGCAGGCCCTGCTGGTGATAGTTGGTTACCTGCCAAATCTCCACCAACAAACAAGATCGGAAGTAAATCCAGCAATGCCAGCTGGCCTCCAG AGTTCCAACCAGGAGTGCCATGGAAAGGTATACAAAACATTGACCCTGAATCTGACCCCTATGTGACCCCTGGAAGTGTGCTGGGGGGGACAGCCACATCTCCCATTGTAGATACTGACCACCAACTTTTGCGGGACAACACCACAG GGTCTAATTCTTCCCTCAACACCTCGCTGCCTTCACCTGGTGCCTGGCCCTACAGTGCCTCTGACAATTCCTTCACCAACGTTCATAGCACTTCAG CAAAATTCAGTGATTACAAATCAACATGGTCCCCAGATCCCATAGGACACAATCCCACTCATCTCTCCAACAAGATGTGGAAAAACCATATTTCCTCAAGGAACACTACAGGGCTGCCCCGCCCACCCCCTGGCCTGaccaaccccaaaccatcaTCTCCATGGAACAGCACAGCACCCCGATCGgtcaggggctggggggcacaggaCTCAAGGCTTGGCTCTG CATCTACTTGGAGTGATGGTGGCTCAGTTCGTCCTAGCTACTGGCTGGTTCTTCACAATCTCACTCCACAG ATTGATGGGTCAACCTTGAGGACGATCTGCATGCAGCATGGCCCACTGCTGACATTCCATCTGAACCTGACCCAGGGCACCGCCCTCATCCGATATAACACCAAACAGGAGGCGGCCAAGGCCCAGACTGCACTGCACAT GTGTGTGTTGGGAAACACTACCATCCTGGCTGAGTTTGCCACAGACGAAGAGGTTAGTCGCTTTTTGGCACAAGCTCAGCCCCCTACACCTGCAGCAACCCCGAGTGCACCCGCAGCGGGCTGGCAGTCCCTGGAGACAGGACAGAACCAGACAGATCCAGTTGGACCTGCTTTGAATCTCTTTGGTGGGTCAACAGGGCTTGGGCAGTGGAGcagtggtggcggcggcggcagcagtgGGGGTGATCTCACTGGCGCATCATTGTGGGGACCCCCAAACTATTCTTCAAGCTTGTGGGGGGTCCCAAGCGTAGAGGATCCACACAGAAtgggcagccctgctcccttACTACCTGGAGACCTTCTGGGAGGAGGGTCGGATTCAATCTGA